The following DNA comes from Bryobacteraceae bacterium.
ACCCAAACCTCGCGTCTGGGATTCGCCGCGCCATCCTCGCTCACCACGAACCGAACCTCGCGCCCGAACATCCGCGCGTTCTCCGCGAAGCTCGTCTGGCAGCGTTCGAGTATTGGGCTCCGCGCCCGCGTGGGAATCACGATAGTGCGGATTGCCGCCGCCTCTTCCGCCGAAGCCGCCTCTGCAATCAACCCCCGCCGGACCAGGTCCGCCAGCAGCGCCCGCACCGCCGGAACCCGATCCCGCCCCATCCGCTCCGCCGCCACAAACGCCGCTTCGTGCTCCGCCAAGGTGCGCGGCACGGTGCAGCATCGCAACAACGACACCGCCGCCGCCGGCACCACATGCCGATCCTCGCCCGCCACCACCAGCCAACGCCCCTCCCGCGCCGCGAAGATCTGCGCCGGCCGCGACCGCAATTTCATCCCAACACGCGCTCCAAAAACGCCCGGTACTCCGGCGCGAGCGCCTCCGGCGAAAACGCCGCCGCCTGCGCCAGCGCCCGTTCCCGCTCCGCGGCCCAGACACCGTCATCGTCCAGTTCCTCGATCGCCTCCAGCCACGGCTCCACGTCCACCGCCGCCACCGGCCGCCCCGTGGAGCGGTCATAGTCCAACGGCAGCGGCAGCACCCGCCCCGCATCCACCTCCGGCCACCCCCCGCGATCGCCCATCAGCGGCGGCACGCCGTTCGCCAGCGCCTCCGCCAGCAAGTCCACCGGCGGGTTCGCCAGCACCGGCGCCAGCAGCACCCGCGCCGGAGCCCACAGCTCTTTGGGATTCGGCGCCGGCTCGGCGAAAAGCAGATTCTCATGACGCCGCAAATCGAACCCCGCCGCGAGCCCGGCTTTCACCATCGCGTGGGCCGTGTTCGCCGCCGCGTGGCTCGACGCCACCACGAGCACCGGCAGGTCCGGCCGCCGCAGCCCGATCTCCTCGCATAGCCGCAAGAGGAAGAAGACACCGCCGTCCACCGACGGATCGACGATCGTCAGGCACTCGCGCTCGGCCGTCTCCGGCACCACCGCCCCTCCGTCCACCGCCGGCGCCAACGCCGTCACCGGAACCGAACCGCATCGCTCCCGGTACAGCTCCGCCATCCACTCGGTAGGGCAAAGGATCGCATCGGCCTCGGCGAGAACGTCCGGCGGCGATTGCAGCCACCGTGAATCTGCCGCCACCTGAATCACCCGCGTGCCCGCGTCGCCGAGCTTCCGAAGCCGCCGGCCCGGGCAGTCCGGCCAGGCAAGAACGGCATCGGGAGCGAAACTCGCCACCTCATCCCGCAGCGCGGCATCGAACGCCGTGCCGTGGGGGGCTTCCCACTCATGAGCGCGCAGCTTCCCGACGTCCACAACCCGGTGCGCGATGCCGCCGCTCGCGAAGTGAAGTTCCGGCCGAACGCGCCCTCCGGAGCGAGCATCGAGTATCCGGGCCTCGATCCCGGCGTGCCGCAACCGCGCCAACGCCGACAGCTTGTCCGGATGTTCCGTGGCGCTGGTGGCGAGCACCCGCACATCGCATCCCGCCGCCCGCAACGCGGAGCACGCCCCGATCGTCAGACGCGCCGTCCGGCTGGTGACGTCCGATGGATTCTGTGGGAGTAAGGCTAGGACGCGCAAATCTGAGGATCCCAGCTATCGTACCGCGCCACCCGCGCCCCGACGAATCCTCGGCAGGTTGCTAAATCTCCCGAGCCGTTCCTACCGCCGGCGGATCACCAGCATCGCGCCGGCGCCGACGAGCATCAGCACTGCTGAAGCCGGTTCCGGTACGCCGTTCGTCGCTGCGGCCGGCGTGAAGTCGATCGAGTTCGACGGGATGTCCATGGAGAAACCGTCGCCGAACGACGAGACCGCAAAGAAGCGGACCGTGCCATTGTCTACTTCCACGCTCCCCGAACCATCGCCCTGGCCCGAGGCGTACTGGGTGGAGTCGCCGTTGGAGAAGAACCAGTTGATGGGCGAGCTGCTGAAGTTCTGGAACGTAAACGCGTAGTCGAGCAGAGCGGTTGGACCGCCGCTGTTCTGGACGTCGAAGTCGAACTGGAGCAGACACGCCGAGGCATCGCAGTCAGAACTGGCGAAGCCCGAGAATTTCAGCCCGGTCCCGTTCGTACCCATGATCGGCGTGCTGAAAATCGATCCGCTGCCGAAACCGAACGTCGGTCCGGTGACATTCACGTCCGGAAGCACCACGGCAGCCTGCATCGACCCCATCGCGAGCAGTGCCAGAGGCGCCACTCGCAGTGCCGTTGCCTTCAGCCGCCCGGTCAGGAAGCGGTGCGCCCGCGCAAGTCTTGAGTTCATGAAATCCTCCTCCCGAAACAGTCCTTATTAGGACTAGTACTACTGAATACTTCAGTGTAGACTATCTCTCCGGTCCGGGGCAAGCTCTTCTGAGGGCAGACGATACCCCCATCGTGAGTGGACATGCACCGCATGGTCCGGCCGGTCGACGCGCTAGGATAAGATCATTCCCGGAGCGCTCACTCCGGGAGTTGGGTCGGCTCGAAAGGAGTTCTTGTGAGGTTCACTGCTTCGCTTACCATCGGCGCCATTCTTGCTGTGGGCGCCGCCTTCGCCCAAGATCCGATAAAGACGGCTGCCGAACTGACCGGCGACGCGAAAGGATCTGCCGCCAACAATCCGGTCTGCAAGCTCTTCACCCCCGCTGAAGCTTCCAAGTACGTCGGCAAAGCCGTTGGCCCCGGCAAGAACGCCGCCAGCGGTTCGGGTTGCCAATGGGCCGACAAGGACTACGAGGGCGACATGCTCGTCCAGATCGTGGCAGCGTCCTATCACACCCCGCCCACGCAAGCCAAGGGCTACCGCGCGCTGCCCGACCTCGGCACGAAGGGTTTCGTCGTGCCCGAAATGGGCGGCTGGAAGGCCGCCGTCATCCGTGGCAGCGAATCGATCGTCGTCTCCGTGTCCGGTCCATCGGCAAGCGAGCAGACCGCGGTCAGGCTGCTGAAGGAAACGCTCGCCCGG
Coding sequences within:
- a CDS encoding VPLPA-CTERM sorting domain-containing protein; amino-acid sequence: MNSRLARAHRFLTGRLKATALRVAPLALLAMGSMQAAVVLPDVNVTGPTFGFGSGSIFSTPIMGTNGTGLKFSGFASSDCDASACLLQFDFDVQNSGGPTALLDYAFTFQNFSSSPINWFFSNGDSTQYASGQGDGSGSVEVDNGTVRFFAVSSFGDGFSMDIPSNSIDFTPAAATNGVPEPASAVLMLVGAGAMLVIRRR